One segment of Corynebacterium caspium DSM 44850 DNA contains the following:
- a CDS encoding shikimate 5-dehydrogenase: MIKHIDRETSLCISLASTPSNHGVRFHNYLYGKLGLNFIYKAIAPADIIAAVAGIRGLNIRGAGVSMPYKQEVIDLLDELHPSASRINSVNTIVNNDGILVGYNTDYTAVHQILRAKLAELNLDPSQVSVAARGSGGMANAVVAACADLKLHGTVVARNHMTGSALAEKYGWEFSTTTPEDADILINITPIGMAETAFSQEQSFSDTEISRAQLVFDAVAWPVETPLIKAAKRLNIPIINGGSVVALQAAEQFILYTGKHPSTELIQAAEQYAQQS, encoded by the coding sequence ATGATCAAGCACATAGATCGCGAAACATCTTTATGTATTTCCCTCGCATCTACCCCTTCGAACCACGGAGTACGTTTCCATAACTACCTCTATGGGAAGCTCGGGCTGAACTTTATATATAAAGCCATCGCGCCAGCAGATATTATTGCCGCCGTCGCCGGAATTCGGGGGCTAAATATCCGCGGAGCTGGGGTGTCGATGCCTTATAAACAAGAGGTAATAGACCTCTTAGATGAGTTACACCCTTCTGCTAGTCGCATAAATTCGGTAAATACCATCGTTAATAACGACGGCATCCTAGTGGGATATAACACCGATTACACCGCAGTGCACCAAATCTTGCGCGCCAAACTAGCAGAGCTCAATTTAGATCCCAGCCAAGTGTCAGTAGCAGCGCGCGGATCCGGAGGCATGGCCAACGCAGTAGTGGCTGCTTGTGCAGATTTAAAACTGCACGGCACCGTAGTAGCCCGCAATCACATGACAGGCTCAGCCTTAGCAGAAAAATATGGCTGGGAATTTTCCACCACCACCCCAGAAGACGCCGATATTTTAATAAATATCACCCCTATTGGGATGGCCGAAACAGCTTTTAGCCAAGAGCAATCCTTTAGCGACACTGAAATATCTAGAGCCCAACTAGTATTTGACGCAGTGGCCTGGCCAGTGGAAACCCCCTTAATCAAAGCTGCTAAACGCCTAAATATTCCCATAATTAACGGAGGCTCAGTAGTTGCCTTACAAGCCGCTGAACAGTTCATCTTGTATACCGGAAAGCACCCAAGTACTGAATTAATTCAAGCCGCTGAACAGTATGCCCAGCAGTCATAA
- a CDS encoding multifunctional oxoglutarate decarboxylase/oxoglutarate dehydrogenase thiamine pyrophosphate-binding subunit/dihydrolipoyllysine-residue succinyltransferase subunit yields MSNSSAFGQNQWLVDEMFQQWQRDPHSVAKEWQDLFQRTGNLKVQQFTTGTEALESSGSNPVSPMPSTPTPVSRETMHVRVKPVSPLQDIKDLPTPGAQQLKGTFRAIAKNMDQSLTIPTATTVRDMPARLMFENRAVINDHLKRTHGGKISFTHIIGWALVKATQIHPAMNVRYELQDGKPTVVNPEHINLGLAIDLPQKDGSRALVVAAIKETEKMSFDEFVAAYEDIVARSRKNQLKINDFQGVTISLTNPGGIGTRHSVPRLTQGQGTIIGVGAMDYPAEFAGASADRLAEVGVGKLVTMTSTYDHRVIQGAESGEFLREVSRLLIDDEFYDEIFAALNIPYAPMRWAQDLPNIGIDKNTRVTRLINAYRSRGHLIADTNPLHWEQPGLPVPDHSDLLLETHGLTIWDLDRTFKVGGFGGKESMTLREVLSRLRSAYTRQVGAEYMQIRDADERHWLQARIEAGMPKPTRAQQKYILQKLNAAEAFENFLQTKYVGQKRFSLEGAESLIPLMDAAIDTAAGQGLDEVVIGMPHRGRLNVLFNIVGKPLSDIFNEFEGHMKEGQVGGSGDVKYHLGAEGQHLQMFGDGEIKITLAANPSHLEAVNPVMEGIARAKQDILDKGSNTDGFSVMPLLLHGDASFAGLGIVQETLNMMSLRGYTVGGTVHVIVNNQIGFTTTPDSGRSSYYATDLAKAYSCPVFHVNGDDPEAVVWVAQLATEYRRKFGKDVFIDLICYRRRGHNEADDPSMTQPQMYSLIDDRPTVRAQYTENLLGRGDLDEKDAEAAARDFHDQMESVFNEVKDAGKAPIKGQSGIATAQQLSIGLDTSITREELLEIGHAYTTPPAGHELHRRVKPVASRRAIAVQNGGIDWAWAELIALSSIANAGKYVRLAGEDTRRGTFTQRHAILFDPETGEEFNPLNELAQKKGNGGKFMVYNSPLTEFAGMGFEYGYSTANLDAFVAWEAQFGDFANGAQTIIDQYLSSGEAKWGLLSKLVLLLPHGYEGQGPDHSSARIERYLQLAAEGSMTIAQPSTPANYFHLLRRHAIGTIKRPIVVFTPKSMLRHKEAVSAVSEFTAGSKFRSVINDARFTDYYGKPINPEAAAKIKRIILVTGKLGWDIEARRRQEEREDIAVVRLEMLYPVPFNRLRDAFAIYPNATEVVFAQDEPANQGAWPFVHEQLPELIPEMPPLRRVSRRQQASTATGSAKVHQAEQARLMDQIFKD; encoded by the coding sequence ATGAGTAACTCCAGCGCTTTCGGCCAAAACCAGTGGTTAGTGGATGAAATGTTCCAGCAGTGGCAGCGTGATCCCCATTCTGTTGCTAAAGAGTGGCAAGATCTTTTCCAAAGAACTGGGAATCTGAAGGTGCAGCAATTTACAACTGGCACTGAGGCTTTAGAATCTTCCGGTTCAAATCCAGTATCACCCATGCCGTCTACCCCCACTCCAGTATCTCGGGAAACTATGCATGTCCGGGTCAAGCCAGTTTCCCCCCTCCAAGATATTAAAGATTTACCGACCCCAGGCGCCCAACAATTAAAGGGAACCTTCCGGGCAATTGCTAAAAATATGGATCAGTCACTAACGATCCCCACCGCTACTACTGTTCGCGATATGCCAGCACGGCTCATGTTTGAGAACCGAGCGGTAATTAATGACCACCTCAAGCGCACTCATGGTGGCAAAATTTCTTTTACCCACATAATTGGCTGGGCACTGGTTAAAGCTACACAAATCCACCCCGCAATGAATGTGCGTTATGAGCTACAAGATGGCAAACCAACAGTTGTAAATCCTGAGCATATTAACTTAGGTTTAGCAATTGACTTACCCCAAAAAGATGGCTCCCGCGCCCTCGTAGTCGCAGCAATCAAAGAAACAGAAAAGATGAGTTTCGATGAATTCGTAGCTGCCTACGAAGATATCGTGGCGCGTTCTCGTAAAAATCAGCTAAAAATCAATGACTTCCAGGGTGTAACTATCTCTCTAACAAACCCTGGAGGCATTGGAACTAGGCACTCAGTACCACGCTTAACTCAAGGCCAAGGCACCATTATCGGGGTTGGTGCAATGGATTACCCGGCAGAATTTGCTGGGGCTTCTGCAGACCGCCTAGCAGAAGTAGGTGTCGGCAAATTAGTAACCATGACCTCCACCTATGATCACCGGGTCATACAAGGAGCAGAATCTGGGGAATTCCTCCGCGAAGTATCGCGCTTGCTTATCGACGACGAATTCTATGATGAAATATTTGCCGCACTAAATATTCCATATGCGCCCATGCGCTGGGCGCAGGATCTTCCCAATATCGGTATTGACAAAAACACCCGGGTTACCCGGTTAATTAATGCCTACCGTTCGCGCGGTCACCTAATTGCTGATACCAACCCCTTGCACTGGGAACAGCCCGGACTTCCCGTCCCTGACCATAGTGACCTGCTTTTAGAAACCCATGGGCTAACCATCTGGGATCTAGATCGCACCTTCAAAGTCGGCGGATTCGGGGGCAAGGAATCCATGACTTTGCGCGAAGTACTATCGCGCCTTCGCAGTGCCTATACTCGCCAAGTTGGCGCAGAATATATGCAGATTCGCGATGCTGATGAACGCCACTGGCTTCAAGCCCGCATTGAAGCAGGAATGCCCAAGCCCACCAGAGCTCAGCAAAAATATATCCTGCAAAAATTAAATGCAGCCGAAGCCTTTGAGAACTTCCTCCAAACCAAATACGTCGGCCAAAAACGCTTCTCATTAGAAGGCGCCGAGTCGCTAATCCCGCTAATGGATGCCGCCATTGATACTGCTGCAGGCCAAGGCCTAGATGAAGTAGTAATTGGAATGCCACACCGTGGGCGCCTAAATGTGCTCTTTAATATCGTCGGTAAGCCGCTTTCAGATATTTTCAATGAGTTTGAAGGCCATATGAAAGAAGGCCAAGTCGGCGGCTCTGGAGATGTGAAATATCACCTAGGCGCTGAAGGCCAACACCTCCAGATGTTTGGCGATGGGGAAATCAAAATAACCCTCGCGGCGAATCCCTCCCATCTAGAAGCCGTAAATCCAGTAATGGAAGGGATTGCGCGCGCCAAACAAGATATTTTAGATAAAGGCTCCAATACTGACGGCTTCTCAGTTATGCCGCTGCTCCTGCACGGCGATGCCTCTTTTGCAGGACTGGGCATAGTGCAAGAAACTCTAAATATGATGAGCCTGCGCGGTTATACCGTAGGTGGCACAGTCCATGTGATTGTAAATAATCAGATTGGTTTTACCACCACCCCAGATTCTGGCCGTTCCTCGTATTACGCTACTGACCTGGCAAAAGCATATAGCTGCCCGGTATTTCACGTAAATGGCGATGACCCAGAAGCAGTGGTATGGGTAGCACAACTAGCCACGGAATACCGTCGAAAATTTGGTAAAGACGTATTCATTGATCTGATTTGCTATCGTCGCCGCGGACATAATGAGGCCGATGATCCCTCAATGACCCAACCGCAGATGTATAGCCTCATCGATGATCGCCCCACAGTTCGCGCACAGTACACCGAGAACTTGCTCGGACGCGGTGATCTCGATGAAAAAGATGCTGAAGCTGCCGCTCGAGACTTCCACGATCAAATGGAATCAGTTTTCAACGAGGTTAAAGACGCCGGCAAAGCACCTATTAAAGGCCAATCAGGTATTGCCACGGCGCAACAGCTCAGCATTGGGCTTGATACTTCTATCACCCGCGAGGAATTGCTCGAAATTGGTCATGCTTACACCACTCCACCAGCGGGACACGAACTGCATCGCCGGGTAAAACCAGTAGCTAGCCGACGCGCCATCGCCGTACAAAACGGCGGCATCGATTGGGCTTGGGCAGAACTAATTGCGCTTTCTTCTATTGCTAATGCCGGCAAATATGTCCGTTTGGCAGGCGAAGATACCCGGCGCGGCACCTTTACGCAACGGCATGCCATTCTTTTTGACCCGGAAACTGGCGAGGAATTTAATCCGCTAAATGAACTTGCCCAGAAGAAGGGCAATGGCGGCAAATTCATGGTGTATAACTCCCCCCTTACCGAATTTGCTGGAATGGGATTCGAATACGGTTATTCGACGGCCAATCTAGATGCTTTTGTAGCCTGGGAAGCCCAATTTGGAGATTTCGCCAATGGGGCCCAAACCATTATTGACCAGTATTTATCTTCTGGTGAAGCCAAATGGGGTTTGCTCTCTAAACTCGTGCTATTACTCCCCCATGGCTATGAAGGCCAAGGTCCTGATCATTCTTCGGCTCGGATTGAGCGTTACCTACAGCTAGCCGCCGAAGGTTCAATGACTATTGCGCAGCCTTCAACTCCGGCTAACTACTTCCACTTATTGCGCCGACACGCCATTGGAACAATCAAACGTCCGATAGTGGTATTCACTCCGAAATCTATGCTCCGCCATAAAGAAGCAGTATCTGCGGTTTCGGAATTCACTGCTGGCAGCAAATTCCGTTCAGTTATAAACGATGCTCGTTTCACTGATTACTATGGCAAACCCATAAATCCAGAAGCTGCCGCAAAGATTAAGAGAATCATTTTAGTAACTGGCAAACTGGGTTGGGATATCGAAGCTCGCCGCCGCCAAGAAGAACGCGAAGATATTGCCGTAGTGCGGCTCGAAATGCTTTATCCAGTACCTTTCAACCGCTTACGTGACGCATTTGCAATCTACCCAAATGCCACCGAAGTAGTCTTTGCACAAGATGAACCTGCAAACCAAGGTGCTTGGCCTTTCGTCCACGAGCAGCTACCAGAGCTCATCCCCGAGATGCCTCCGCTACGACGGGTATCTCGACGTCAACAAGCCTCTACGGCAACGGGAAGCGCTAAAGTACATCAAGCTGAACAAGCCAGGTTAATGGACCAAATTTTCAAGGATTAA